The following coding sequences are from one Shewanella putrefaciens window:
- a CDS encoding glutamate-5-semialdehyde dehydrogenase, whose amino-acid sequence MTLIKNLSEDAAKAALTLALLDEHLKNTVLLDMARSIREKSYEIQSANLIDLQRATADNISPAMLDRLTLNPARVEAMAQGIETIAALPDPIGNERYIGQRPNGLSISKMRVPLGVVCMIYEARPNVTADAGALCFKSGNAVILRGGKEALHTSKVIATILQNVLAQYGLPKALISVVPDPDRALMLELMQQREFIDVIIPRGGEGLINYVTENSSIPVIQHFKGVCHLYIDKDADQTMALDLLLNGKTQRTGVCNALEALLVHQDIAPQFLPKVAKALAEHQVKINACSKAAAYFEACTAMAEEDFGQEYLDLEIAIRQVEDFDAAAKHIARFGSHHTEVICTNNEVTAAKFQRSIDASVVMVNASSRFSDGSELGLGAEIGIATTKLHAYGPMGLESLTAEKYLVSGTGQIRA is encoded by the coding sequence ATGACTTTAATCAAAAACTTATCTGAAGATGCCGCCAAGGCAGCACTTACACTCGCCTTGCTCGATGAGCACCTAAAAAATACTGTATTACTGGATATGGCGCGCTCGATTCGAGAGAAATCCTATGAAATCCAAAGCGCTAATTTAATCGATCTACAGAGAGCCACGGCTGACAATATCAGCCCTGCCATGCTAGACCGTTTAACACTCAACCCAGCACGAGTCGAGGCTATGGCGCAAGGTATTGAAACCATTGCCGCATTGCCTGACCCTATCGGTAATGAGCGTTATATAGGCCAACGCCCCAATGGCTTATCCATCAGCAAAATGCGCGTTCCATTAGGGGTAGTTTGCATGATTTACGAGGCACGCCCTAATGTCACCGCCGATGCGGGTGCCCTTTGCTTTAAATCCGGCAATGCCGTGATCCTGCGTGGCGGAAAGGAAGCCCTGCACACTAGCAAGGTTATCGCAACGATTTTGCAAAATGTGTTAGCCCAATACGGTTTACCCAAGGCCTTGATTAGCGTGGTGCCCGATCCCGATCGCGCACTGATGCTAGAACTTATGCAGCAGCGCGAATTTATTGATGTGATCATCCCCCGCGGTGGTGAAGGCCTTATTAACTATGTGACAGAAAACAGCAGTATTCCGGTTATTCAACACTTTAAAGGCGTGTGTCACTTATATATCGATAAGGATGCCGATCAAACTATGGCGTTGGATTTGCTACTCAATGGCAAAACCCAGCGCACTGGTGTTTGCAATGCACTCGAAGCCTTGCTGGTGCATCAAGATATTGCGCCACAATTTCTACCCAAAGTAGCCAAGGCACTGGCTGAGCATCAAGTAAAAATCAATGCTTGCTCCAAAGCTGCAGCTTATTTTGAGGCATGCACTGCTATGGCGGAGGAAGATTTTGGTCAAGAGTATTTGGATTTAGAAATTGCGATTAGGCAGGTTGAAGACTTTGATGCCGCCGCCAAGCATATCGCCCGATTTGGTAGCCACCATACGGAAGTGATTTGTACCAACAATGAGGTCACCGCTGCCAAATTTCAACGCTCAATCGACGCATCAGTGGTGATGGTAAATGCCTCATCCCGCTTCTCAGATGGAAGCGAACTTGGCCTCGGCGCAGAAATCGGCATAGCTACCACTAAATTACATGCCTATGGCCCTATGGGGCTCGAGTCCTTAACTGCTGAAAAATACTTAGTTTCTGGAACGGGTCAAATAAGAGCTTAA
- the hutH gene encoding histidine ammonia-lyase has product MKSVNHLVLTPGSLSLAQLREISRHKLTLELAPEAITDINTSAQIVQKVLDEGRTVYGINTGFGLLANTKIAPEDLQLLQRSIVLSHAAGTGQYMQDATVRLMMVLKINSLSRGFSGIRLEVINFLISLVNAEVYPCVPEKGSVGASGDLAPLAHMCLPMLGEGEMSYRGELISAAEGLEIAGLKPIDLAAKEGLALLNGTQASTALALEGLFHAEDLFAASSVIGAMSVEAAMGSRSPFDPRIHAARGQKGQIDSAMVFRHLLGEESEISLSHVNCEKVQDPYSLRCQPQVLGACLTQIRHAAEVLGTEANGVTDNPLVFQDTGDIISGGNFHAEPVAMAADNLAIAIAELGSIAERRIALLIDSSLSKLPPFLVKNGGVNSGFMIAQVTAAALASENKTYAHPASVDSLPTSANQEDHVSMATFAARRLRDMSENTRGVLAIELLAAAQGLDFRAPLAPSTAVAKAKAELREVVAYYDKDRYFAPDIEAATDLLYTASFNGYLPAGTLPSL; this is encoded by the coding sequence ATGAAATCTGTGAACCACTTAGTGTTAACGCCGGGCAGCTTGAGCCTAGCGCAATTGCGCGAAATCAGCCGTCATAAGTTGACACTGGAACTCGCACCAGAGGCCATTACTGATATCAACACCAGTGCGCAAATCGTGCAAAAAGTGTTGGATGAAGGCCGCACCGTTTATGGCATCAACACGGGCTTTGGCTTGTTGGCCAATACCAAGATAGCGCCCGAAGATCTGCAATTGCTGCAACGTTCTATCGTGTTGTCACATGCCGCTGGCACGGGGCAATACATGCAAGATGCCACAGTGCGCTTGATGATGGTGTTAAAAATCAACTCATTAAGTCGTGGTTTTTCAGGCATTCGTTTAGAAGTGATTAACTTCTTAATCAGTTTAGTGAACGCCGAAGTGTATCCCTGCGTGCCAGAAAAAGGTTCAGTCGGCGCCTCGGGTGACTTAGCGCCACTGGCGCACATGTGTTTGCCTATGCTGGGCGAAGGCGAGATGAGCTATCGAGGAGAGTTAATTTCCGCTGCCGAAGGTTTAGAAATCGCCGGCCTTAAGCCAATCGATTTAGCGGCCAAAGAAGGGCTAGCTTTGCTTAACGGCACACAAGCCTCAACCGCGCTGGCGCTGGAAGGGTTATTCCACGCCGAAGACTTGTTCGCAGCAAGTTCAGTGATCGGTGCCATGAGCGTCGAAGCCGCTATGGGCAGCCGTAGCCCGTTCGATCCTCGCATCCATGCGGCGCGTGGTCAGAAAGGTCAAATCGATTCGGCCATGGTCTTCCGTCATCTACTGGGTGAAGAGTCTGAGATAAGCTTAAGTCATGTTAACTGTGAAAAGGTGCAAGATCCTTACTCACTGCGCTGTCAGCCACAGGTGTTGGGTGCTTGTTTGACCCAAATTCGTCACGCGGCCGAGGTGTTAGGCACAGAGGCCAATGGCGTAACCGATAATCCACTGGTGTTCCAAGACACGGGCGATATCATTTCGGGCGGTAACTTCCACGCCGAACCCGTGGCGATGGCGGCGGATAATCTGGCTATTGCGATTGCCGAACTGGGCTCCATTGCCGAGCGTCGTATTGCACTGCTAATCGATTCTAGCCTGTCGAAACTGCCGCCTTTCCTGGTGAAAAACGGTGGCGTTAACTCAGGCTTTATGATCGCCCAAGTGACGGCGGCGGCATTGGCGTCCGAGAACAAAACCTACGCTCATCCGGCATCAGTTGACAGTTTGCCAACATCGGCTAACCAAGAAGATCACGTCTCTATGGCGACCTTTGCGGCCCGCCGCTTGCGCGATATGAGCGAAAATACCCGTGGTGTACTGGCAATTGAATTGTTAGCGGCGGCTCAGGGTTTAGATTTCCGCGCTCCTTTAGCGCCAAGTACCGCAGTGGCTAAGGCTAAAGCCGAATTGCGTGAAGTCGTCGCTTATTACGATAAAGACAGATACTTCGCACCAGATATCGAAGCGGCAACGGACTTGTTGTATACCGCCAGCTTTAATGGCTATTTACCGGCTGGCACCTTACCGAGTTTATAG
- the hutU gene encoding urocanate hydratase — protein MDKRHDPSRRIIAPHGTQLSCKSWLTEAPMRMLMNNLHPDVAERPEDLVVYGGIGRAARDWDCYDKIIEVLQRLEDDETLLVQSGKPVGVFRTHADAPRVLIANSNLVPHWANWEHFNELDKLGLAMYGQMTAGSWIYIGTQGIVQGTYETFVSVAKQHFEGISKGKWILTGGLGGMGGAQTLAGTMAGFSVLACEVDETRIDFRLRTRYVDKKATSLDEALAMIEAANQAGKPVSVGLLANAADVFAELVKRGVTPDVVTDQTSAHDPLNGYLPQGWTMAEAAAMRKTDEAAVIKAAKASMAVQVQAMLDLQTAGAATLDYGNNIRQMAFEMGVENAFDFPGFVPAYIRPLFCEGIGPFRWVALSGDPEDIYKTDAKVKELIPDNPHLHNWLDMARERIAFQGLPARICWVGLKDRARLALAFNEMVKNCELSAPVVIGRDHLDSGSVASPNRETESMLDGSDAVSDWPLLNALLNTASGATWVSLHHGGGVGMGFSQHSGVVIVCDGTDAAAKRVGRVLWNDPATGVMRHADAGYEIAKNCAKEQGLDLPMQD, from the coding sequence ATGGATAAGCGCCACGACCCAAGCCGCCGTATTATTGCACCGCATGGCACACAATTAAGCTGTAAGAGTTGGCTCACAGAAGCGCCAATGCGCATGTTAATGAACAACTTACATCCCGATGTGGCCGAGCGCCCAGAAGACTTAGTCGTCTACGGCGGTATTGGCCGCGCCGCCCGCGATTGGGACTGTTACGACAAAATCATCGAAGTCCTACAGCGCCTCGAAGACGACGAAACCTTATTAGTGCAATCGGGCAAACCTGTGGGCGTATTTCGCACCCATGCGGATGCACCGCGCGTATTGATTGCTAACTCAAACCTAGTGCCACATTGGGCGAACTGGGAGCATTTCAACGAGTTAGATAAGCTCGGTTTGGCTATGTACGGCCAGATGACGGCCGGTTCTTGGATCTATATCGGCACTCAAGGCATAGTCCAAGGCACTTACGAGACCTTTGTGTCGGTCGCAAAACAGCACTTTGAGGGTATCTCTAAAGGCAAATGGATCCTCACCGGCGGGTTAGGCGGCATGGGCGGCGCACAAACGCTGGCAGGCACTATGGCTGGCTTCTCGGTGTTAGCCTGTGAAGTCGACGAAACCCGCATTGATTTCCGTTTGCGTACTCGCTATGTCGACAAAAAAGCCACTTCGCTCGATGAAGCATTAGCCATGATTGAAGCAGCGAACCAAGCTGGCAAGCCAGTATCAGTGGGCTTATTAGCTAACGCCGCCGATGTGTTTGCTGAATTAGTTAAACGTGGCGTTACTCCTGATGTGGTGACCGACCAAACTTCGGCCCATGATCCATTAAACGGTTATCTGCCGCAGGGCTGGACTATGGCTGAGGCTGCGGCCATGCGTAAAACCGACGAAGCTGCTGTGATTAAGGCGGCGAAAGCCTCGATGGCGGTGCAAGTACAAGCCATGCTCGACCTGCAAACCGCGGGTGCAGCCACGCTCGATTACGGTAACAACATTCGCCAAATGGCGTTTGAAATGGGCGTTGAAAATGCCTTCGATTTCCCTGGTTTTGTACCTGCTTATATTCGCCCACTGTTCTGTGAAGGCATTGGCCCGTTCCGCTGGGTGGCGTTATCTGGCGATCCCGAAGATATCTACAAAACCGACGCTAAAGTCAAAGAACTGATCCCAGATAATCCACACCTACACAATTGGTTAGACATGGCGCGCGAGCGTATCGCCTTCCAAGGTTTGCCAGCGCGTATTTGCTGGGTTGGCTTAAAAGATCGCGCTCGCTTGGCATTAGCCTTTAACGAAATGGTTAAAAACTGTGAGTTGTCGGCGCCCGTGGTAATTGGCCGTGATCACTTAGATTCTGGCTCAGTGGCCAGCCCGAACCGCGAAACCGAATCTATGCTGGACGGCTCAGATGCGGTATCCGATTGGCCATTATTGAATGCACTACTCAACACCGCCAGCGGCGCAACTTGGGTATCTTTACACCACGGCGGCGGCGTCGGTATGGGCTTTAGCCAACATTCGGGTGTGGTCATTGTGTGCGACGGCACAGATGCGGCGGCAAAACGGGTTGGCCGTGTGCTGTGGAACGACCCTGCGACAGGCGTGATGCGCCATGCCGATGCGGGCTACGAGATTGCGAAAAACTGCGCCAAGGAGCAGGGCCTCGATTTACCTATGCAAGACTAG
- the hutC gene encoding histidine utilization repressor gives MATPKFAEIKQYIISSIESGEWEEHARVPSENQLADLFTCSRMTARRALTELTDSGVLERSQGLGTFVAGCKSQSSMLAIRNIADEIKDRGHGYSVQQWVLEQVVASTSIAISLGLEHGATVFHSILVHCEQGLPLQVEERYVNPELVPDYLLQDFTLQTPHEYLSQVAPLTEAHHTIEAIIASEELQQRLEIPATEPCLQILRRTWSRQGVVSFAKLVHPGSRFKLGGHLTFSK, from the coding sequence TTGGCTACTCCTAAGTTTGCAGAAATTAAGCAATACATTATCTCCTCTATCGAGTCGGGTGAGTGGGAAGAGCATGCTCGCGTGCCTTCTGAGAATCAGCTTGCCGATTTGTTTACCTGCAGCCGAATGACGGCGCGACGTGCGCTAACCGAGCTGACGGATAGCGGTGTGCTTGAGCGTTCTCAAGGGCTAGGCACCTTTGTCGCTGGGTGTAAATCCCAGTCGTCTATGTTGGCGATCCGCAATATTGCCGATGAGATAAAAGACCGCGGTCATGGCTATAGCGTGCAGCAATGGGTGTTAGAGCAAGTTGTGGCGAGTACGAGTATCGCTATTTCCCTTGGACTTGAGCACGGTGCGACGGTATTCCATTCGATCTTAGTGCATTGCGAGCAGGGCTTACCGTTGCAAGTCGAAGAGCGTTATGTGAATCCCGAGTTAGTGCCCGATTATTTATTGCAGGATTTTACCCTGCAGACACCCCACGAATATTTGTCCCAAGTGGCACCGCTGACCGAGGCGCATCACACGATTGAAGCGATTATCGCCAGTGAAGAATTACAGCAAAGGCTCGAAATCCCCGCCACTGAGCCCTGTTTACAGATTTTACGCCGCACTTGGTCACGCCAAGGCGTCGTGAGTTTCGCAAAATTAGTTCATCCAGGTAGCCGTTTTAAACTCGGCGGCCACTTAACCTTTAGCAAGTAA
- the hutI gene encoding imidazolonepropionase — MSWDQVWIDVNLATMDPSVSAPYGAITNAAIAVKDGKIAWLGPRSELPAFDVLSIPVYRGKGGWITPGLIDAHTHLIFAGNRANEFELRLQGASYEDIARAGGGIISTVKACREADEAELFELGRQRLNALAKEGVTTVEIKSGYGLDTETELKILRVSRELGKHHHVDVKTTFLGAHAIPPEYKDNSDGYVDLIINKMLPAVIAENLADAVDVFCENIAFNLEQTERVLSAAKAAGLEIKLHAEQLTNMGGSALAARLGAKSVDHIEYLDEAGVKALSESGTCAVLLPGAFYFLRETQKPPIDLLRQYGVPMVLASDFNPGSSPICSTLLMLNMGCTLFRLTPEEALTGLTLNAAKALGIEDNVGSLVVGKQADFCLWDIATPAQLAYSYGVNPCKDVVKNGKLVHQ; from the coding sequence ATGTCTTGGGATCAGGTTTGGATAGACGTTAACTTAGCCACAATGGACCCTTCCGTATCAGCACCTTATGGTGCGATCACCAACGCGGCCATCGCAGTAAAAGATGGCAAAATTGCTTGGCTTGGCCCCCGCAGCGAACTGCCCGCCTTCGATGTTTTGTCAATTCCCGTTTACAGGGGCAAAGGCGGTTGGATCACCCCAGGATTAATTGACGCCCACACTCACTTAATCTTTGCCGGTAATCGCGCCAATGAATTTGAGTTACGCCTACAGGGCGCCAGTTACGAAGACATTGCTCGTGCAGGTGGCGGCATTATTTCAACCGTTAAAGCTTGCCGCGAAGCGGATGAAGCAGAATTATTTGAACTCGGCCGTCAGCGTTTAAACGCGCTAGCCAAAGAAGGGGTGACTACGGTTGAGATCAAATCGGGTTACGGCTTAGATACTGAAACTGAATTGAAAATCCTCCGTGTCTCCCGCGAGCTCGGCAAGCATCACCATGTAGATGTAAAGACCACATTCCTTGGCGCCCATGCGATTCCGCCAGAATATAAAGACAATAGCGACGGCTATGTCGACTTAATTATCAATAAGATGCTACCCGCAGTGATCGCCGAAAATCTTGCCGATGCAGTGGATGTGTTCTGCGAGAATATCGCCTTTAACCTTGAGCAAACCGAACGGGTACTCAGCGCAGCCAAAGCGGCGGGCTTAGAGATTAAGCTCCATGCCGAGCAGTTAACCAATATGGGCGGCAGCGCACTGGCCGCACGTCTTGGTGCTAAGTCTGTGGATCATATCGAATATTTAGATGAGGCAGGCGTAAAAGCCTTAAGTGAAAGCGGCACCTGCGCCGTACTGCTGCCGGGCGCCTTTTACTTTTTGCGGGAAACCCAAAAACCGCCTATTGATTTACTGCGCCAATACGGCGTACCTATGGTGCTCGCCAGCGATTTCAACCCAGGTTCATCCCCCATTTGCTCAACCCTGTTGATGCTGAATATGGGCTGCACCTTGTTCCGTTTAACGCCAGAAGAAGCCCTAACAGGACTCACCTTAAATGCCGCCAAAGCACTCGGAATTGAAGATAACGTCGGCAGTTTAGTCGTTGGCAAACAAGCCGATTTTTGTCTGTGGGATATCGCCACGCCTGCGCAGTTGGCCTACAGCTATGGCGTCAATCCCTGCAAAGATGTAGTGAAGAATGGCAAGCTAGTTCACCAGTAG
- a CDS encoding siderophore-interacting protein produces the protein MNKPAPRELEVIRSTYITPHMLRITLGGAGLAGFPADQESAYIKLLFPQAGERPLMRTYTIRQQRDDEIDVDFVLHDTDGPASSWAKTAQVGELIQIGGPGLKKLINFEADWFLLAGDMTALPAISVNLAKLPNNAVGYAVIEVLSEADIQPLVHPEHVELHWVINPEADPEGRPLVERIAQLPWLAGEPAVWIACEFNSMRALRRHFKQAHSLPKSHFYTSSYWKIGCNESEHKLVKQEDEQLENGASA, from the coding sequence ATGAATAAACCTGCACCACGTGAGCTAGAAGTGATCCGCTCGACTTATATCACTCCGCATATGTTACGCATCACCTTAGGCGGTGCGGGATTGGCTGGATTTCCTGCCGATCAAGAGAGTGCCTATATCAAGTTGTTATTCCCACAAGCGGGTGAGCGTCCATTAATGCGAACTTACACTATCCGTCAGCAACGCGATGATGAAATCGATGTGGATTTTGTGCTGCACGATACTGACGGTCCCGCATCGAGTTGGGCGAAAACGGCGCAGGTGGGCGAACTCATTCAAATTGGCGGACCCGGACTTAAAAAACTGATCAACTTTGAGGCGGATTGGTTTTTACTCGCAGGTGATATGACAGCCTTACCCGCCATTAGCGTGAATCTGGCAAAATTACCAAACAATGCAGTGGGTTACGCTGTGATTGAAGTGCTAAGTGAAGCAGATATTCAACCTTTAGTGCATCCTGAACATGTCGAGCTGCATTGGGTGATCAATCCTGAGGCCGATCCCGAAGGCCGTCCTTTGGTCGAGCGAATTGCCCAATTACCTTGGCTTGCTGGCGAGCCAGCCGTATGGATTGCCTGTGAATTTAATAGCATGCGCGCGTTAAGAAGGCACTTTAAGCAAGCGCATTCATTGCCTAAGAGTCATTTTTATACCTCGAGCTATTGGAAAATAGGCTGTAATGAGAGCGAGCATAAGCTAGTAAAACAAGAAGATGAACAGTTAGAAAATGGGGCCAGTGCTTAA
- a CDS encoding MarR family winged helix-turn-helix transcriptional regulator, with protein MSLSLGETLHRLVHAYKKQLRADINAQEINLPVTHIRALKGICRNPESTAQSIALRMQRDKAQITRVLNELQQSGLITKIDNPKDGRSQLLRPTTEGEKLMTQINAAERQTVAHITQALSPDDINTFIRLANIISDSVDNPEC; from the coding sequence ATGTCCTTATCACTCGGTGAAACTTTGCACAGGTTGGTGCATGCCTACAAAAAGCAATTACGGGCGGATATTAATGCACAAGAGATTAATTTACCTGTCACCCATATCCGTGCCTTAAAGGGCATTTGCCGTAATCCTGAATCGACGGCTCAATCTATTGCCCTACGTATGCAGCGGGATAAAGCACAAATTACCCGTGTTCTTAATGAGCTACAGCAGAGTGGGCTGATCACTAAAATCGATAATCCCAAGGATGGTCGTAGCCAGTTGCTTAGGCCAACGACAGAAGGGGAAAAGTTGATGACTCAAATAAATGCTGCAGAACGGCAAACTGTCGCACATATCACTCAAGCACTCAGCCCCGATGACATCAACACATTTATTCGGCTTGCCAACATCATTAGCGATAGTGTTGATAACCCTGAGTGTTGA
- a CDS encoding DUF7716 domain-containing protein, which translates to MDITPFLGRPESVTGWIDKCISNRGLGYWLVYEDTSQNDDIQLTTTLLPIVGNTNNFSDQEFDEFENSLFKSGYCYFLNMDQIEDVIDNYTMQKAQWTDSELLEAILFYFERDAFICL; encoded by the coding sequence GTGGATATAACACCATTTCTTGGTAGGCCTGAATCAGTAACGGGCTGGATAGATAAATGTATTTCTAATCGAGGTCTCGGATATTGGCTTGTTTATGAGGACACTTCACAGAATGATGATATTCAACTCACGACAACTTTATTACCGATAGTGGGTAATACCAATAACTTTTCGGATCAAGAATTTGATGAGTTTGAAAATAGCCTGTTTAAAAGTGGCTATTGTTACTTCTTGAATATGGATCAAATCGAAGATGTCATTGACAACTACACAATGCAAAAAGCGCAATGGACGGATAGCGAATTACTTGAAGCTATTCTTTTTTATTTTGAGCGAGATGCGTTTATTTGCCTCTAA
- a CDS encoding protein tyrosine phosphatase family protein, which yields MRNPVLSSLVLALFLGAPLANANIESIENLQGIRALQQQAPQLLSSGLPNEQQFSLLKQAGVDVVINLMPDSSKDAHPDEGKLVTQAGMDYVYIPVDWQNPKVEDVEAFFAAMDQHKGKDVLVHCLANYRASAFAYLYQLKQGQNPNMAQTMAPWNDELAIYPKWQALLTEVSAKYGH from the coding sequence ATGAGAAATCCCGTACTTTCAAGCCTTGTTCTTGCCCTGTTTTTGGGGGCTCCACTGGCGAATGCCAATATAGAATCGATCGAAAATCTTCAGGGTATTCGTGCATTACAACAGCAAGCGCCGCAGTTATTAAGTTCAGGTTTACCAAATGAGCAGCAATTTTCACTGCTTAAACAAGCGGGTGTGGATGTGGTGATCAACTTGATGCCGGATAGCAGTAAAGATGCCCACCCTGATGAAGGTAAACTCGTGACTCAGGCCGGAATGGACTATGTGTATATTCCCGTGGATTGGCAAAATCCAAAGGTCGAAGATGTCGAAGCCTTCTTTGCTGCTATGGATCAGCATAAGGGGAAAGATGTGTTAGTGCATTGTCTCGCTAATTATCGAGCCTCAGCGTTTGCTTATTTATATCAGTTAAAACAAGGCCAAAATCCCAACATGGCACAGACCATGGCGCCATGGAATGATGAGTTAGCGATTTACCCTAAATGGCAAGCGTTACTTACGGAAGTGAGTGCTAAATACGGGCATTGA
- a CDS encoding glycerophosphodiester phosphodiesterase has product MLYPEHNYWRDTLAVIRLRGRKLIEFELLFTLVSAGLIVPAFSWLLRHLIAQTGNVTITNYDLMAFAMSPYGLLFMVITLFSSFSVFFTQRAGVTILAASGLYDIPIGPVRALIFAAGRLPIFIRLGSTYAACLLLLSVPFIGCGYLAFSLFLQGHDINYYLYYKPIEWYFALTSILVLALIYALIALYLWARTAFSLTIIVSETISVLNALKRSWQLSAGNERRIMWHAAGWWLRIGALVYPLILLISWGADILLDKVSLTLSAELAILAFVSALILMLSAAWSLLGMFGEAFIILLLYRQLGEKPAGLERLGRQTVKRTSELSVYTISGVLVGTFLIMFGLGIYALNTEPQRDEILITAHRAGAARAPENTLAALRLAIAEKADYAEIDVQTAADGTLVVLHDADLMRIAGDPRRVANLTVTEMQRLDVGRWHSVAFAGEFVPTLAQMLNEARNKIGLNIELKYNQADPSLAQAVVSLLQQEQMTQQVVITSLEARAIEEVQRLDPSIRTGLIVTQSIGDPSRANTQFLAVNQAMANEKFIARAHKGGKQIHVWTVNNPRQMLRMLALGADVLITDYPKEAVDIREQWLALTPVEQTALRLRYIL; this is encoded by the coding sequence ATGCTTTATCCCGAGCACAATTACTGGCGTGACACCCTTGCGGTGATTCGGCTCCGCGGTAGAAAACTGATTGAATTTGAACTGCTATTTACCTTGGTTTCGGCGGGGCTTATCGTACCTGCTTTTAGCTGGTTATTGCGCCATCTTATCGCCCAAACAGGCAATGTTACGATCACCAATTACGACCTTATGGCTTTTGCCATGTCGCCCTATGGCCTGTTATTTATGGTCATCACGCTCTTTAGCAGCTTTTCGGTATTTTTCACTCAACGGGCGGGCGTCACGATACTTGCTGCATCAGGCTTATACGACATTCCCATCGGCCCTGTGCGGGCGCTTATTTTTGCGGCTGGGCGTTTACCTATTTTTATCCGTCTCGGGAGTACCTACGCCGCTTGTTTACTGCTACTGAGTGTACCTTTTATCGGGTGTGGTTATTTGGCTTTTAGCCTATTTTTACAAGGGCATGACATCAACTACTACCTTTATTACAAACCGATAGAATGGTATTTCGCGCTAACAAGTATCCTTGTATTGGCATTAATTTATGCCCTTATTGCGCTGTATTTATGGGCAAGAACTGCTTTTTCGCTGACCATTATTGTGAGTGAGACGATTAGCGTGCTCAACGCACTTAAGCGTAGTTGGCAATTAAGTGCCGGAAATGAACGTAGAATTATGTGGCATGCGGCGGGTTGGTGGCTAAGGATTGGCGCTTTAGTTTATCCCTTAATATTGCTTATTTCATGGGGAGCCGACATCTTACTCGACAAGGTTTCATTAACACTTTCGGCTGAATTAGCCATTTTGGCCTTTGTTTCCGCATTAATCCTAATGCTCAGTGCGGCATGGTCCTTACTCGGCATGTTTGGGGAAGCCTTTATCATTTTACTGCTGTACCGCCAGCTAGGGGAAAAACCCGCAGGGTTAGAACGCCTTGGGCGACAAACGGTAAAAAGAACGTCCGAACTGTCGGTTTATACGATAAGCGGGGTGTTGGTCGGCACTTTTTTAATCATGTTTGGCTTGGGGATATATGCTCTCAACACTGAGCCACAACGGGATGAAATCCTGATTACGGCCCACCGTGCTGGCGCAGCTAGGGCGCCAGAAAATACTCTCGCGGCTTTACGTTTAGCCATTGCAGAAAAGGCCGATTATGCTGAAATCGATGTGCAAACTGCGGCTGATGGTACATTAGTGGTACTGCATGATGCTGATTTAATGCGTATAGCGGGCGATCCTCGGCGAGTTGCCAACCTCACGGTAACAGAGATGCAAAGGTTAGATGTCGGTCGCTGGCACAGTGTAGCCTTTGCGGGGGAATTCGTTCCGACACTGGCGCAGATGCTTAATGAAGCACGCAATAAAATTGGTTTAAATATTGAGCTTAAATATAACCAAGCGGATCCCAGCTTGGCTCAGGCTGTGGTTAGCCTGTTACAACAAGAGCAAATGACACAGCAAGTGGTCATTACTTCGCTCGAAGCGAGGGCAATAGAAGAAGTGCAACGGCTCGATCCCTCTATCCGTACGGGCCTTATTGTCACCCAATCAATCGGCGATCCTAGCAGGGCAAATACACAATTTTTAGCCGTAAATCAGGCAATGGCTAATGAAAAATTTATTGCACGTGCACATAAAGGCGGCAAGCAAATCCATGTCTGGACGGTGAATAATCCACGGCAAATGCTACGTATGTTAGCGTTGGGAGCGGATGTACTCATCACCGATTATCCAAAGGAGGCGGTGGACATTCGGGAACAGTGGTTAGCACTCACTCCTGTAGAACAAACGGCACTACGCCTACGCTATATTCTCTAA